Sequence from the Nitrosopumilus maritimus SCM1 genome:
ATAGATAAAATCATTTGGAAAAAATTCATAATCAAAATTTATTCCAAATTTATGGGATGATAACATAATCTCTCCTTCTGAATTTGTTTGAATGTGTGGATTTTCTAGAATTTTATGTTCAGGAATTTTTTCAGTCATGAAAATATTTATCCAAATTGGAACTGCAACTTTGGGATATGAAATCCAATTTCCTGGATTATTCCATTCTTGAAATGTTTCTACTGGAATTGCAATAATTGCAATAATTGATGTTGTTACGAGTATGCTCAAAATTGTAATCCCTGCAATTCCTATTTTGCTTTTAAGAAACTCTTGCTTGATTTCCTGAGGTGTTATACTGCTCATTGCCCTGTCCTCACTCTTGGATCAAAGTACCCATAAAGCAAATCTGCAATGAATATGCTAACTAGAAAGAACACTGTTAGAATGTACGTTGCACCAATTATTACTGGTAAATCCATTACTGTAATTGCTTCAAAGTACAATCTTCCCATTCCTGGCCAGTCAAATACTGCTTCTGTGATGATTGCCCCTCCTAACGAACCTGATAAACTTAAAGCTAAAATGGTGACGATTGGTGGTGCCGCATTTTTTAATGCATGAGTATAGATTATCTTTTTTCGTTTAATGCCGATTGTTTTTTTTGCCATGATGAAATCTTCTTGCATAATTCCTACCATGAAATTTCTTACCAAATATGCCCATGAACCAAAACCAATCATTACAATTGTGATAAGTGGCAATGCCATATGATACAACAATGATCCTATGTATCCTGGATCCGATGAAGGAATGTCTGGTGTCGCTCTTGCAGGAAATATCTGGTACGTGAAGGCAAATAAAAATATCATCAACATTCCTATCCACCAAACTGGAAAACTTGAACTGATAATCGCAAAACTTGATGTGATTCTATCTATAACTGAGCCTACCTTACTTGCTGATAATGCTCCTAAGAATATGCCAATTACTGAAATAATTATTGTGGCTGTTGTAAATAGGAGAATTGTTCTTGGTAGTTTTTCAAATATTATATCCTTTACATCAGATGATCCTGCATCACTAGTAAGAAAAGTAGCATGACCAAAATCTAACAATAAAATCTTGTACATTGTTAGTCCTATTCTTTGAGGTGAATACCACGGTTCATCTAGACCCATAACCTTCATTCTTTGATCAATTTGACTTTGAATGAATTTTTCAAATTCTTCCACAGATGAAAAACTCTCTGCGATTGCAGGATTTTCTGTGATTTCTGAACGAACTTGAAAAACCATTCCTTGTTTTAGTATGGTGTCCATGTTTGAACCAACTAATGAAATTGTGATTAGCAGTGTAATCATCAAAACTCCAAACATTGTTGCAGCCCTTGTTGCAACATATCTTTTCATACTCACTAATCACAAATATGAAAATCAGTTTATAATCATTTGAAAGTAACCGTAAAAGAATTTGACGAGAGTGAAACGAACTCTAGGCATAATCTGGGCAGAAAAGCAGGTCTCTCGTCATTATACTATCGTAAGAAAATTATTTAAGAATTTATGAAAATATTCTTCTAAAAAATTATAATTCTGTATCTTACTGGTAAAGTATGGTAAAGAATGGCAAAACCAATGCTAAAAATTTGTTTGATCCTGATGAATTAGTCTTAACAAAAACTGAAATCTTGGGATTTTGTGACCGTGTGATAAAAAAATGGAATCAAAATCCTTCAAAAAATGCTAAAAATATTCTAGCAATGAATGCTGTAAAAACTAGTGTCTTGTGGACTGATGATGAGTCCCTAAAAGCAATATGGTCTGAAATTATTGCGTGGACTTTTGAGCTTCTCTATGAGAATGCAATGGCACAAGACGAAGAATGGGCAAACATGTTAAAAAAATTAAAGAATAAAAAATGAGATATTCTCTGTATAGTTATGAGTGCAAACACTATTCGCAAAGCAAAAAAATTAGTTGAAGCAGGTGGTGTTGTTAAATTAGAGGATGATCTTTTTCAAGTAAAATCATCGTCTAATCCCGAACAATCATACATTGTAACATCTGATACTTGTGAATGTCCTGGATTCAAAAACTTCTACAAATTCCATCATGGAAAAGGACTTAAAGCAAATTGTTCTCATTTAGAAGCAATTAGAATATTCAAAAAAGAAAATTCTTGAATTATTTTATTTTGGATGCGTCTACTTTTCCAACATATGCTTTATTCTTCGATATTATTATTGGTCTTAAAATTAACCCTGGATATTGTACCATCAATTTGATTATTTGAGAATCTGTTTTTTTATTATTCTCTAAGTCGAGTTCTTTGTACATCTTGTCTCTCTTTCTCAATAATTCTGATGGTTTTTTTCCAGTCATTTTTACAATTTTTTTTAATTCTGATTCGGAAAATGGCTCTTTGAAGAAATCTCGTTTTTCAATATCTGTTTTCATCCTTTCAATTTCCGATATTGTTTTTTTACAAGTAATACAAGTGGGTTTATGATATATCTTCAATTCGTACTTTTTTCCTGAATACGGTTAAAAATTGTTTAGAAAAAATACATGCTGTTATGCACAGCAAATTGATTTTTTGAAGTCTTCTGAATTTCTTTCAAAACTGCATTCTTTACATACTTGCCAACTTCTTTTCTTCAAAAGCGAAAATGATGATTCATAGCAAACTGAATACATTTTTCCGCCACAACTAGGACAGGGTATTGGGATATCTATTTTCATAAGTGATTTAGGTGAATTTTGAATATAAGAAGCACGTAGAATTTATCAATCGTTCTTTTCTTCAGAACTTACTTCTTCTTCTTCAGAACTTACTTCTTCTTCTTCAGAACTTACTTCGGGATTCTCTAACTCTTTTAATTTTTGATCATTAAACTCTTCTAGTTTTTCTTTTGGAACTGACAGCATTTCAAGATATGCTTGCTGAGCTTCTTCATATGTTCCTCCATTTGCAATAATTTGTGCTTTTACAATTTGGGCTTCTTCAAAAATATTTTTTGTAAAGTTTAGCTGGCTAACTACCATATCGCGTATTTCCGAATTTAAATTACTTACATAATATTCATAGTTCAGTCCTTCAAAAACCCCATTACTGGGCTTATATTCGTCAATTGCTTCTTCTCTAAATGCCTCTGCAATACTTCTTTGTTCTTCTACATACAATTCTTCTTCATTTGGTTGTAATGCTTCTTTATTTTCTAAAATTAATTCTTGCAATAATCCGTGATAGTATTTGAAGAGCATTTGTCCTATTGGGTCTTTCTCAAAATCTTCTTCATTTGCACTAAGGTATTTTTTTGCCTCTTCTGTGTTTAATTTTTGTTGTAATAATGAAACGGCTGACGCATCACCTTTAACTTGAACTTGAGTGGTTTCTAATCCTGTCATTCCATACCAATTTGCAATTACATTAATTGTATACGTTCCTGGAACTCTTTCAAAGTTTTCAAACTCTGCCCTGAAAACTCCCCACGGATCAGTAAATGTTTTTGTTGTTTCAGAACCTGTTCTAACTAGTACTTCTGCACCTCGAATTGGTTTGTATGCATGGTCTACAACTTTGCCCGAAACGACTAATGTTTCGCCTGATACTATTGCCCCTTTTTCTACATGGAGGTCTATAACGAAATCTAGTAATTCCGCCTCAGATGTTTGAATTGTGGAAAATATCATTAAAACTGAGAATATTCCTACTATTCCTGCTTTTTTGTACACTTGAAGTTGTGTTGATTTTTGTTGTTAAGACAAAGTATGAAGAAAAATTCGCTAATTTTCAATTTTATTTGATTAATTTTGACATTTTTCATGCTTGAAACGATTATTTGATTGCAGATTATTCTTAAACCCCCAAAATCATCTTATCTTAAATCATGGATTTAGAAAAATTTCGGAACGATGTGTATGATATGACTGAAAAATTATCTGTAAATTTGAAAGAAAAAGACTTTCCAAAACTAAACTATGTACGACAACAATTAATTGAAATGTATCAGAAAAACTTGGTAAAAATTAACCATTCTATTTTGGAGTTAATTTGTGCAAGTAATTTAATTTCTAGAGGATACGCTGTAGATGTTGAAAAAGAAATTTCTGAAATTTTAGTTTGTGATATTTTTGCCAAAAAAGGCGGTGGTAATACCATTATAGAAATTGAAACAGGCTTTACTCCTCCTGAACATGCAATGGATACTATAGATTACTTTACTGCAAGAATAATGAGCAAAATTGCAAGGTATAGTCAACATTGTTCTAAATTTTCCTTGGCCAGTCCTGCAACTGGAATTTTACCCATCCCGAAAATTTTCTTACTTCCTCCTAATGCTAGAAAGAAAGAAGATGTTCAAAAAGTCAAAGATCTCTGTGACAAATATTACAAAAACCCTCCAATAGAATATGATGATATCTTGAATGCCCATCTACACTCTGTTTATTTGATTAACATTGATGGTGGATTTGTAAAAGAATTAGATCCACAAGGGTATGTTGATTTAACAAACGATCTATTGAGTCGAAGTGAAATAGAATACTAGGTACAAATCTACGAAAAAATTCAAATTCATCTATGAAATATCTATAATAAGATGATCTGTGCTGCTTGTGAAACTAGGAAACATTTTGAATGCATTGATTGTATGAATAATCATAAAACCTATCTATGTTCATGTGATTGCCATGATGAAAATACTGAACCTCACCCAATAGGAAAATCCCATTAAATTAACTCTTGAATTTTCTTTCAATTTCTTGAGCCATAACTTCTAGTTTACTTGTATCTCCAAACTTTCTGTATGTCAGTTTTTCAAGAGTCTTAATTATGCTAATTGCTGCCCGATACTGAGGTATTTCAGGCTCATTTAATTCTCCATACATGCCAATTCCGTGAATTTCGTTCTTTTTTGCAAATCCCAAAATTAATCCATTAAAACCTGTAATGATTGATTTTTGTGGAGTCATATCTACTCCTAATCCCTCCATCTGTTTAGTCAACTCTCTAGATGTTGTAGTGATGTATGTTTTTGGATTATTTTTGTATGGTCTATTTGTATGAAATCCTCCAAGTGTATAGATGAATTTTGTAGAATATTTTTTTGCAACATCAATAACATCTTGACACAATGCATTTAATTCCGCAGTACTTTGTGGTTGTCCTTTTCCTCCACCAAAAATAATTAAATCGTCAGTGTATCTATATTCCCAACTTTCATCTGGAAGATCAATATATCCACCTCTATCTACAACATATGTTGGAAACGGAGTTGTAGAAATTCTAAATGTTTTAGTTCTTAATGATTCATTGATAAAATTAATGACAATACTTCCAACATTTCCCATGTCTTGCATTGCTGCAATGATGATGGGTTTTTCAACATCTGGTTCTTGGTCTTGTCTGAAATCCACACTTCGTTACAAATTTCATCAACTTTAAACATATGCTGATTTTATGTCTAAATTTTTTCAACTTTGTATGCAACACTAATGTTTTCTCAAATTTTTAATGTCTAATTTTGAGCCTAATCGAAAAACATGATTTTTCCAATAGGTAAAAACATTATCATATTTTAACTCTTGGAGATCTTTGTTTCTTTTTTTAATGATCGAGAAAAACATGAAGATTCATAAGGCAAAAAAACATTCTATCGACAAATTATGGAAACATCCATGGAAAACATCGGAACATTGGAGTATGTTCTTGACAAATACTCAAAAATCTGGTGCTGGAAGATAACTGGTGAGCGTGCTGTAAGCATGATCTCTAGATTGGTGCCTGAGGCTTGGTATGGGGAAAATGTCAACGAAGTGATTATTCCTGATAGTACTGAAAGTGTAAAACAAATCAAACTGATCCTTGATAGGTATCCTCTTGATATTTTATCAAAAACCACTTGGCAAAGAAAAATCGTCAAAACCTATGCTCCCAAACCTACTTTGCCTCCAGTAAAACACAAACTAAAACGAGCAAAAACAGGAGACCAATTTAGAGGAAAATTACTAAACTTCCAAAAAGAAGGTTTAGATTTCTTAATGAAATCCTCTGGTAATGCATTATTAGCTGATGAAATGGGTCTTGGAAAAACAGTACAAACATTATCTTATGTTGCAACTGAGAAACAAACATTTCCCGTTTTAGTTGTTGCACCATTAGTTACATTAAACAATTGGGAACGAGAAATTGAAAAATTTCTTAAGAAAAAAAGCCGAAATGGAAGATTACTTGAATCTGAATCTCCTACTGTTACCTTAATTAGAACTGGAAAGAAAAAAAAACTTCCTAAAACTGACATTTATGTAATAAATTATGAATTACTTTTCAAAAGATATGATGATTTGGCAAAAGTTGGAATCAAAACTGTTGTATGTGATGAAGTCCATAATTTAAGATCTAAAACAACTCAAAAATACAAATCAATAAAAAAATTAGCTGCATTACCATCAGTGTCTTATCGAATTGGACTTTCCGGAACCCCTATCTACAACCGTGGTTCTGAAATTTGGCCAATCATTGATATTTTGAAACCTGGACTCCTTGGAAGTTTCAAAGAATTTTGTGAATACTTTTGTTATGTAAATGAAAAGGGTAAGGCAATTGTATTGGAAAATAAACGTGCATCACTTAGAAACGAACTCCAAAAACATGTTATGCTTAGACGCAAAAAATCTGATGTGCTAAAAGAACTCAAAGATAAAGTACGCTACAAGGAAGTCATTGCAGCAGACACTGATTACTATGTTGAAGAATTAGACAAAATTTGGAAACGCTTAGAAGAAGAGCAAAAAGAGGCTGAATCCGAATTTTCAAAATCAGCTTCATATCATAGAGCAATACAGAGTGAAAGACAAATTGCAGGCTTGGCAAAACTACCTCATGTTATCAATTTTGTAAAAAATATCATGGAAATTGAGGAAAGTGTTGTAGTTTTTTGTCATCATAAAGTAATTCACAAATTACTCCATGAGAGTCTTCAAGAATTCTCACCTGTATCGATAATTGGAGGCCAATCTGATACCCTGAGACAAGATCAGATAGATAAATTCCAAAAAGGCGAATCAAAATTAATGATTGCAGGAATTCGTGCAGGAAATGTAGGAATTAATTTAACTCGAGCAAAATATGTTATTTTTGCAGAACTTGATTGGAGTCCTGCAATCCACAGACAAGCTGAAGATCGTTTGCATAGAATTGGACAACAGAATACTGTATTTGCATATTATTTGATTGGTAATGGCACACTTGATGATCATGTTGCAAATGTTTTGGTAGACAAGAGTTATGAAATCGATGAAATTATGGATGAAAGTGTTGAAACCTTTGAAAATAAAGACAAAGCACAACTTATTCTTGCACAAATTCAAGACAAAATACGTTCAAAATAACTAGACATTTAATTTTGTTTTGAGTTTTGATAATTTTTCAATAATGTTTGTCTTCTTTTCTAGTTCAATTTGAGAATCTTGTATTTCTTTTACTACATCATCTATTAAACTAAGAATTTCAATTTCAGGTTTTATTTCACCAAATTTTATTTTATCAAATCCATCTGTTTCTGTTTTATCAATTTCTTCTACTCCTTCAGGTAATATCTCATATACTTTGATAATTTTTTCATCTTGTCTTTGAGGTGACATGAGAACAAATTGGTTTTGTCTCAATTTTTCTATCTCTTGCAAAATCTCTGTTTCTGACACTTGTAAAATATCAATAATTTGATCAATATTGCATGATTTTATCTGAAGCAGTCGTAATATTTTGGCCCAAACTGGAATTTTCTCTCCCCATAGAATTTCTCTTGCAACCGGAGTAATTGAAAACGAACCATTACTGTTAAGTGAAATAAATTTTCTATCTTTTAATGACCCTAGCGTATCTAGAATCTTTCCAACCCCCAATCTCTTTAATTCTGAATTTTCTAGATTTGTTTCATCAAATGTTCCATTTTCTTTAACTGCTAAATGTAAAACTTCTAAATCAATTGTTCCTAATTTCCTCATGTTTTTTTTGATCTTTCAAGTCTTATCATCTTTTCTACCCTAAAATCTTGTGTTGAATTTGTTGTAGTATAATTTTTACACTTTTAAGATTTGAATAATTGGTTTTGAGCCACTCTTGATAATCATTAATTGAACCTATTTTAAAATTTGAATCATTAATCTGATTTGCAACAAACCATAATTCTCTGTATGCAAAAATAATTTTTCCGATAAGTAATTCTTCCTTATTGAGAAATACTTGCATTATTTCATCTGATTCCTTTCCATATTGATTTTCTTTTGGAATGATTTTGTCAAATTCTGTTTTTAATTCATGAAACCTTTCAAATATCTGATTACTGTTTTTTCTCATCGTCCTTATTTTTTCATCATAATTTCTCAAAAATTCTTTTGCCCAATTTTCAGATTCATCTTTTTCTGAAAAATCAATTTTTGTAGTTTTGTCTATTTCGTTAATTAC
This genomic interval carries:
- a CDS encoding DEAD/DEAH box helicase; protein product: METSMENIGTLEYVLDKYSKIWCWKITGERAVSMISRLVPEAWYGENVNEVIIPDSTESVKQIKLILDRYPLDILSKTTWQRKIVKTYAPKPTLPPVKHKLKRAKTGDQFRGKLLNFQKEGLDFLMKSSGNALLADEMGLGKTVQTLSYVATEKQTFPVLVVAPLVTLNNWEREIEKFLKKKSRNGRLLESESPTVTLIRTGKKKKLPKTDIYVINYELLFKRYDDLAKVGIKTVVCDEVHNLRSKTTQKYKSIKKLAALPSVSYRIGLSGTPIYNRGSEIWPIIDILKPGLLGSFKEFCEYFCYVNEKGKAIVLENKRASLRNELQKHVMLRRKKSDVLKELKDKVRYKEVIAADTDYYVEELDKIWKRLEEEQKEAESEFSKSASYHRAIQSERQIAGLAKLPHVINFVKNIMEIEESVVVFCHHKVIHKLLHESLQEFSPVSIIGGQSDTLRQDQIDKFQKGESKLMIAGIRAGNVGINLTRAKYVIFAELDWSPAIHRQAEDRLHRIGQQNTVFAYYLIGNGTLDDHVANVLVDKSYEIDEIMDESVETFENKDKAQLILAQIQDKIRSK
- a CDS encoding PAC2 family protein — encoded protein: MQDMGNVGSIVINFINESLRTKTFRISTTPFPTYVVDRGGYIDLPDESWEYRYTDDLIIFGGGKGQPQSTAELNALCQDVIDVAKKYSTKFIYTLGGFHTNRPYKNNPKTYITTTSRELTKQMEGLGVDMTPQKSIITGFNGLILGFAKKNEIHGIGMYGELNEPEIPQYRAAISIIKTLEKLTYRKFGDTSKLEVMAQEIERKFKS
- a CDS encoding carboxypeptidase-like regulatory domain-containing protein, producing the protein MYKKAGIVGIFSVLMIFSTIQTSEAELLDFVIDLHVEKGAIVSGETLVVSGKVVDHAYKPIRGAEVLVRTGSETTKTFTDPWGVFRAEFENFERVPGTYTINVIANWYGMTGLETTQVQVKGDASAVSLLQQKLNTEEAKKYLSANEEDFEKDPIGQMLFKYYHGLLQELILENKEALQPNEEELYVEEQRSIAEAFREEAIDEYKPSNGVFEGLNYEYYVSNLNSEIRDMVVSQLNFTKNIFEEAQIVKAQIIANGGTYEEAQQAYLEMLSVPKEKLEEFNDQKLKELENPEVSSEEEEVSSEEEEVSSEEKND
- a CDS encoding arsenate reductase family protein, whose amino-acid sequence is MKIYHKPTCITCKKTISEIERMKTDIEKRDFFKEPFSESELKKIVKMTGKKPSELLRKRDKMYKELDLENNKKTDSQIIKLMVQYPGLILRPIIISKNKAYVGKVDASKIK
- a CDS encoding ABC transporter permease; translation: MKRYVATRAATMFGVLMITLLITISLVGSNMDTILKQGMVFQVRSEITENPAIAESFSSVEEFEKFIQSQIDQRMKVMGLDEPWYSPQRIGLTMYKILLLDFGHATFLTSDAGSSDVKDIIFEKLPRTILLFTTATIIISVIGIFLGALSASKVGSVIDRITSSFAIISSSFPVWWIGMLMIFLFAFTYQIFPARATPDIPSSDPGYIGSLLYHMALPLITIVMIGFGSWAYLVRNFMVGIMQEDFIMAKKTIGIKRKKIIYTHALKNAAPPIVTILALSLSGSLGGAIITEAVFDWPGMGRLYFEAITVMDLPVIIGATYILTVFFLVSIFIADLLYGYFDPRVRTGQ